The proteins below are encoded in one region of Coffea arabica cultivar ET-39 chromosome 4c, Coffea Arabica ET-39 HiFi, whole genome shotgun sequence:
- the LOC113742814 gene encoding eukaryotic initiation factor 4A-11 has protein sequence MAGMAPEGSQFDARQYDTRMKELLSADGQDFFTSYDEVHDTFDAMGLQENLLRGIYAYGFEKPSAIQQRGIVPFCKGLDVIQQAQSGTGKTATFCSGILQQLDYSLVQCQALVLAPTRELAQQIEKVMRALGDYLGVKVHACVGGTSVREDQRILLAGVHVVVGTPGRVFDMLRRQSLRSDSIKMFVLDEADEMLSRGFKDQIYDIFQLLPAKVQVGVFSATMPPEALEITRKFMNKPVRILVKRDELTLEGIKQFYVNVEKEEWKLETLCDLYETLAITQSVIFVNTRRKVDWLTDQMRGRDHTVSATHGDMDQNTRDIIMREFRSGSSRILITTDLLARGIDVQQVSLVINYDLPTQPENYLHRIGRSGRFGRKGVAINFVTREDEKMLFDIQKFYNVVVEELPQNVADLLG, from the exons ATGGCAGGTATGGCACCAGAAGGGTCACAATTTGATGCTCGTCAATATGACACCAGAATGAAAGAGTT GCTGTCAGCTGATGGACAGGATTTCTTTACTTCATATGACGAGGTTCATGATACTTTTGATGCTATGGGTCTACAGGAGAACCTTCTTAGGGGTATTTATGCTTACG GTTTTGAAAAGCCCTCTGCAATCCAGCAAAGGGGTATTGTTCCATTCTGCAAGGGTCTTGATGTTATTCAACAAGCTCAATCTGGAACAGGGAAGACTGCTACTTTCTGTTCAGGAATTCTGCAGCAACTTGATTATAGTTTGGTCCAATGCCAAGCTCTAGTTCTGGCACCCACTCGGGAACTTGCACAACAGATTGAAAAGGTTATGCGAGCTCTTGGTGACTATCTAGGTGTGAAGGTTCATGCTTGTGTAGGTGGGACCAGTGTTCGTGAGGATCAGCGCATTCTTTTAGCTGGCGTTCATGTAGTTGTTGGCACCCCTGGTCGTGTTTTTGACATGTTGCGAAGGCAGTCACTTCGATCAGATTCCATTAAAATGTTTGTGCTGGATGAAGCAGATGAAATGCTGTCACGTGGTTTCAAGGATCAG ATATATGACATTTTTCAGCTTCTACCTGCCAAAGTTCAAGTAGGAGTTTTCTCCGCTACCATGCCACCTGAAGCCCTTGAAATCACTAGAAAGTTTATGAATAAGCCAGTCAGGATTTTGGTTAAGCGTGATGAATTAACTCTTGAGGGAATTAAACAGTTTTATGTGAATGTTGAAAAGGAAGAGTGGAAGCTTGAAACTTTATGTGATCTCTATGAGACTCTAGCCATCACCCAGAGTGTGATTTTCGTGAATACTCGACGCAAAGTTGACTGGCTTACTGACCAAATGAGAGGCCGTGACCACACAGTCTCAGCTACGCATGGAGACATGGATCAGAATACCCGGGATATAATAATGCGGGAATTTCGCTCTGGTTCGTCTCGTATTCTCATCACCACTGATCTCTTGGCTCGTGGCATTGATGTCCAGCAAGTATCTCTCGTCATAAATTATGATCTTCCAACTCAGCCGGAGAACTATCTTCATCGCATAGGAAGAAGTGGACGGTTTGGAAGAAAAGGAGTTGCTATAAATTTCGTGACAAGGGAAGATGAGAAGATGTTGTTTGATATTCAGAAGTTCTACAATGTGGTTGTCGAAGAACTTCCACAAAATGTTGCTGATCTCCTTGGATGA
- the LOC113741632 gene encoding uncharacterized protein, protein MEKYTRSKSTREGRMQRGEDGYYGDGAASAVAGPPSMHELRSYSTSYTSYTQPLPPPPQPPAYVQDLTKDGKMKKSKSRVASSSKSWSFSDPELQRKKRVVSYKAYAVEGKMKGSFRKSFRWIKDVVHGLW, encoded by the coding sequence ATGGAGAAATATACTAGATCTAAATCAACAAGGGAAGGAAGGATGCAGCGTGGAGAAGATGGCTACTATGGAGACGGGGCAGCATCAGCAGTAGCAGGCCCGCCTAGCATGCATGAACTCAGGAGCTATAGCACTTCTTATACATCCTATACCCaacctcttcctcctcctcctcagccCCCAGCCTACGTGCAGGATTTAACTAAGGACGGGAAGATGAAGAAAAGCAAGAGCAGGGTTGCTTCCAGTTCAAAAAGTTGGAGCTTTAGTGATCCCGAGTTGCAGAGGAAGAAGAGAGTTGTCAGCTATAAGGCCTATGCTGTTGAAGGCAAAATGAAGGGTTCTTTCAGGAAAAGTTTCAGATGGATCAAGGATGTTGTTCATGGATTGTGGtga